GCCCGCAATACCACCTCCCAGGCGCATTTGCATTGCCGGAAACGTGCTCTAGACTCTATCCAATGACAACTGACGCAGCGTAGGGAGACGACGACGTGACCCTGGTTCTGGTGGACAACGAGAAGGGCGGCACGGTGGCCGGTGACTGACGGACGATGACGAACAAGCGCGACAAACTGCCGGCAGCATCTAGCAACAGCGAGATCGATGCCTTTCTCGATACCGTCGGCCGCCTTACCACGCAAAGCGGCGGCAGCCGCAAGGGCCGGCTGATCTTCGCCCTCGATGCCACGGCTAGCCGCGAGCGCAGCTGGGACACGGCTTGCCACATCCAGGCCGAGATGTTTCACGAGACCGCCTCGCTCGGCACCCTTGCCGTGCAACTCGCCTACTATCGCGGTTACGGCGAGTTCAAGGCGACGCCGTTCACCAGCGACAGCAAAGCTCTGTTGCAGCGCATGACCGGGGTGCGCTGCCTCGGTGGTCGCACCCAGATCGGCAGGCTACTGCGTCATGCTCTGGCCGAGAGCGCACGCGAAAAAGTGCATGCCGTGGTCTTCGTCGGTGATGCCTGCGAGGAGAGCATGGACGAGTTGTGCCACCACGCGGGCCAGCTCGGCATCGACGACGTTCCCGTCTTCGTCTTCCACGAGGGGGGCGATGCCGTGGCGGAGCGTGCCTTCCGGCAGATCGCACGGCTCTCGGGCGGCGCCTATTGCCGCTTCGATTCGATAAGCGCAGCCAGCCTGAAAGCATTGCTAGCGGCAGTGGCGATTTACGCCGTCGGCGGCCGGAAGGCCCTGGAGAATTATGAACGCCGCGAGGGACGCACCCTGCTGCGATTGGAAAGCCGGCGCGGCAAGGGAGCTTGAGCATGTTTGCCTATTTTCTCATGGGCGCGGCGCTGCTGCTGGTCTTTCTGGTGCTGGCACGCCTCTTTGTGAGGACCAATCCGCAGTTGTTGGCGCGGGCCCTGCGTTGGGTCGGA
The Alphaproteobacteria bacterium genome window above contains:
- a CDS encoding VWA domain-containing protein, with amino-acid sequence MTNKRDKLPAASSNSEIDAFLDTVGRLTTQSGGSRKGRLIFALDATASRERSWDTACHIQAEMFHETASLGTLAVQLAYYRGYGEFKATPFTSDSKALLQRMTGVRCLGGRTQIGRLLRHALAESAREKVHAVVFVGDACEESMDELCHHAGQLGIDDVPVFVFHEGGDAVAERAFRQIARLSGGAYCRFDSISAASLKALLAAVAIYAVGGRKALENYERREGRTLLRLESRRGKGA